The DNA window CGTCGCATATTCACGACTTCGATCCTGCTCAACTCCATCATCGACAGATCGTCACGCGCAACCATTGCTTCGGGTGCACGGCCGGTTCTGGTTCATCTTGTGGTGGATCTGTCACGTAAGGCGGCTCACCATGGAACTCTCCGTCCTCACATTCTCGCTGGTCCTTGTCCTGGCCTTTGCCAATGGCACGAATGACGTGTCGAAGGCTATCGCGACGCTGGTAGGCAGCGGCATCACGAGCTATCGGACTGCCATCGCTTGGGGAACGTTGTGGACGATGATCGGAGCGGCCACTGCGGCGTTCGTGGCCAGCGCGATGGTCAAGACGTTCAGCAGCGGCCTCATCCAACCGGACCTCGCCATCCCGTCATCAC is part of the Nitrospirota bacterium genome and encodes:
- a CDS encoding inorganic phosphate transporter yields the protein MELSVLTFSLVLVLAFANGTNDVSKAIATLVGSGITSYRTAIAWGTLWTMIGAATAAFVASAMVKTFSSGLIQPDLAIPSS